A portion of the Cololabis saira isolate AMF1-May2022 chromosome 17, fColSai1.1, whole genome shotgun sequence genome contains these proteins:
- the kcnk1b gene encoding potassium channel subfamily K member 1b: protein MLQSLASNSCVRLIQSHKSTWYFVSLLLGYLLYLIFGAVVFSSVELPYEDLLRQDLRAVKKHFLQENECISEERLERFLQRALEASNYGVSILNNASANWNWDFTSALFFASTVLSTTGYGHTAPLSDGGKAFCIIYSMIGIPFTLLFLTAVVQRIMVFTRRPIVYIHTRWGLSKPLVAIVHATLLALLAVSCFFLIPAAIFSSLEENWNFLESFYFCFISLSTIGLGDYVPGEAANQKFRELYKMGITVYLILGLIVMLVVLETFCELQQLKQLRKMFYLKKEKPQDRMAILEEDHLSFTTVSDSGTLSEEKTLGFVGVPTLASPNDDPMIQ, encoded by the exons ATGCTCCAGTCACTAGCGAGTAATTCTTGTGTACGATTGATACAGAGTCACAAATCGACGTGGTATTTCGTGTCTCTCCTCTTGGGCTATCTGCTGTATCTCATATTCGGCGCTGTCGTCTTCTCGTCGGTGGAGCTTCCGTATGAAGACCTCCTACGCCAGGATCTCAGGGCCGTGAAGAAGCATTTCCTGCAGGAGAACGAGTGTATCTCTGAGGAGCGCCTGGAGCGGTTCCTGCAGAGAGCCCTGGAGGCCAGTAATTATGGGGTCTCCATTCTCAACAACGCCTCTGCCAACTGGAACTGGGACTTCACCTCTGCCCTGTTCTTCGCCAGCACGGTGCTGTCCACCACAG gATATGGTCACACGGCACCACTGTCAGATGGCGGGAAGGCCTTCTGTATTATTTACTCAATGATTGGCATCCCCTTCACCCTCCTTTTCCTCACGGCTGTAGTGCAAAGGATCATGGTGTTCACTCGGAGGCCAATTGTGTACATTCACACACGCTGGGGCCTGTCCAAGCCGTTGGTGGCCATTGTTCACGCCACGCTGCTGGCCCTGTTGGCCGTCTCGTGCTTCTTCCTGATCCCTGCCGCCATCTTCTCATCGCTGGAGGAGAACTGGAACTTCCTGGAGTCCTTCTACTTCTGCTTCATTTCTCTAAGCACCATCGGCCTGGGAGACTACGTTCCCGGAGAAGCTGCTAATCAGAAGTTCAGGGAGCTCTACAAAATGGGCATCACTG TCTACCTAATCCTGGGTCTGATAGTCATGCTGGTGGTGCTGGAGACCTTCTGTGAGCTGCAGCAACTGAAGCAGCTCAGGAAGATGTTCTACCTGAAGAAGGAGAAGCCACAGGACCGCATGGCCATCTTGGAGGAGGACCACCTTTCCTTCACCACCGTGTCTGACAGCGGGACGCTCAGTGAGGAGAAAACCCTAGGGTTTGTTGGCGTCCCAACTCTGGCCTCTCCAAATGATGATCCTATGATCCAGTAA